The DNA segment atcgtTATTTTCAATTGTTTAATTAGTATTCATTTATGAATTTTATGATGCTGAAATTTAGATTATTAATTTGATACGAATGTAATTATGTGTCGAAGAAgcgattatgtatatatatatatatatatatatatatatatatatatatagggctgTTTATGAGAATATACCCGCAACAATTTCCCGAGCTCTTCGAACTCTTCCGGCCGTCGCCGCTTTTGCTGCGCTGCCGGAGGCCACTGCGTCGAGATGCGAAATAGTCTAATTCCGCTCAAACACTATGAAGATTGATTGGGATCTGATCTACGCCTTTTCTCATTCTCCCCATTGTTTTCAGCGTTATGATCAGATTTTTGCGGCTCAGGGGACCCAAATTTTGGCCAGTCTTCTCGTTTGTCCAACGAAACACTTCTTCGGCTCACCTCCGTCGGCGTAGCTCTCTGTCGAGCGCCGCATTATATGCTGTAGAAGGAGAGGATTATATTGGCCGGTCACCGGTGTTCGATTCTTATGCTTATGCACGAGCATTTCAGGAATGCATTGCCGAAGTCGATCATGTTAGAGGAAGAGCTGTTCACTGTCATTCCCTGAAACATGGCGGCTGTTTGGATTTGTTCTGCCTAAATATCTTGCTGAACATGTATGCAAAATTTGATATTGTAGACGATGCGTGTCTATTGTTTGCAGAAATGCCCGAAAGAAATATGGTTTCTTTCGTCACCTTAATTCAGGCTTATTCCAAGTGCGGCAAGCTCATTGAAGCAGTGCAGCTTTTTCACAGGCTTCATAGAGAAGGCCACCAACTTAACCAGTTCGTGTTCACCACAGTTTTAAAGCTATTTGTTGTTATGGAGCTGCCAGAGCTTGGTCGTCATGTGCACGCCTGCATTTGTAGGCTTGGTCATGAGTCAAATGCGTATGTTGGTGCCGCTTTACTTGATACTTATTCGCTATGTGGTTATGTCGATGAGGCAAGAAAGGTTTTTGATGGGATTGTCGAAAAAGACATTGTTGCTTGGACAGGGATGATTTCTTGCTATGCTGATAATGATTGTGCTGAGGATGCCTTGCAACTATTCTCTAGGATGACCATTTCTGGCTTGAGACCAAACAACATCACGCTTACTAGCCTGATCAAGGCATCTGTCTCCCTTTCATCATTAACATTGGGAAAGAGTATACATGGTTGTTCAATTAAAACTTGCTATGAGTTGGACCCTTATGTGGGTGGTTCACTGCTTGATGTGTATGCAAAATATGGGGACATCAAGGATGCTCGTGCAATTTTTGAGGCAGTTCCCCAGATTGATGTGATCCTTTGGAGTTTTATGATTGCACGTTATGCACAAATTGATCAAAATGAAGAGGCATTGGCGATTTTCATGCGGATGATGAGGGTCCCAGTAGAGCCCAATGAATACAGTTTTTCTAGTGTTTTACAAGCTTGTGCAAACAGTAGAGGCTTGGACATGGGAAGGCAAGTCCATGGCCGTGTTGTTAAGATAGGTCTTGATACAGAGATTTTTGTTGCAAATCCTCTAATTAATCTTTATGCTAAGTGTGGGAATATGGATGCATCAATGGTTATTTTCTCAGACTTGTCCAATAGCAATGATGTGAGTTGGAACACACTCATTGTAGGTTATATGCAACTAGGCTTTGGTGAGGAGGCATTGAAACTCTTTAGTCAGATGCATGTTGCTCAAGTACCAAAATCTCAAGTCACCTACTCTAGTGCACTTCAAGCTTGTGTGAGCATAGCTGCCATCGAGCAGGCAAGGCAGGTTCATTCATTGATTGCAAAGACCACACTAAGTGACGATGCTGTTgttagtaattctctaatagatacaTATGCCAAATGTGGGAGCATCAAAGATGCTCACAAGGTCTTTGATGTAATGAAGGAATGTGATTTGATATCTTGGAATGCTTTGATCTGTGGATATGCACTACATGGCTTAGGTACCAATGCCTTAGGCCTGTTCAAAAAGATGAGGGACAACAAGGTTGAGCCCAATGGTGTGACTTTCGTCGGTGTCTTATCAGCATGCAGTAATGTGGGTTTAGTGGACCAAGGTCTGTCTTATTTTAACTCTATGGCTGAGGATTATGGCATTGTGCCAAGTATGGAACATTATACTTGCATGGCCAGCCTTTTAGGGCGTTCTGGTCGTCTGAATGAAGCGAAGGAATTTATTGACCGGATGACAGTAAAACCTAGTGTTATGGTCTGGCGTGCACTACTTGGTGGTTGTTTGATTCACAAAAATATTGAGCTAGGGAACCTGTGTGCGGAAAGGATACTTGAGATGGAACCTCAGGATGAGACAACATATGTCTTAATGTCAAACTTGTATGCTGCAGGAAAAAGTTGGGATCATGTGGCTCTTGTCAGGAAATCCATGAGAGCCAAAGGAGTGAAAAAGGAACCTGGTCGTAGCTGGATTGAGTTTCATGGTGAAATTCACTCCTTTTGCATGGGAGATTACTCACATCCTGACACTAGGGCGATCAATGCTATGCTAGAATGGTTACATATTAAAGTTAACAGAGCAGGTTATGTTCCGGACGTTAATGTGGTATTGCATGATATTGATGATGATAAAAAAGAACGAATTGTATGGGTGCATAGTGAGAGGTTGGCCTTGGCATTTGCGGTTATAAGACTTCCACCTGGAAGCCCAATTTGTATAATCAAGAATCTCCGTTTCTGCCAAGATTGTCATGCTGCATTCAAAGTAATATCTAAAGTCATTCAGCGGGATATCACTGTGAGAGATATTAATCGCTTTCATCATTTTGAAGATGGAACTTGTTCCTGTGGTGATTATTGGTGATGCTTATGTGCCTGGAAGAGGCTAGCAATTGCAGACGAGAAAAGAAAATTCCACATGTCAGCAAATATAAGGGGAAAATGTGGAATGTGCACTTTCATGATATGTTGCTTTTACATATCAAAATTTCCTATCAGAAAGGATGCTTGTAGTTGAGAGTGCATGTGAATTGCATTAGAATAAACAAGAACTTTTCGCTTGATTTGTTATGGTAAGAACATTACTGTGTGATGTGTATATTTTACCCTAGTTTATGTTATCATTATTGTGTAAACTTTCTCTGTAAACCCCCACCATTAGAGAGTCCTTTTTGGCTTAAAAACTGCTGCTCATAATacttctcttttctctctctttgttaGGTCCAACTCTAAACATGGATCACCAGAGTGGCATATTTCTTCAGAGATTCTTCCTTGGTGACTTATTAACTTGCACCACTATAGGTATGCCAGTTTTACCTTTTTGTCATTTGATTTTATGTAgcatatcctttttttttccacATATGCTTTTTCTGCCTTCCATCTTCATCCCTCCTCTCTTTTTTGCATGTATGTGAAAGGTGGGCATTCTTCATCTCATTTTATTGATTCTTCACCTATGTTTTCCTCTTGAGCTGTGAATTCACTAGAGATACATCATATCACTATCAGTGGATATCCAATACAGGGAATATATGAATTTTCTTCCATAACAAAAAGGCTTTTTTATCAACCTTGATGCCTGCTTTCTGTTACTTCTGTTGAAAAATAGTCATAGGCTTTATTAATGTTGCATATGTATACTTGGGAATATTCTTATTTAGTCATCAAACACAAATCTTGCTAACATTACATTTATGCAAGCTAAATGTTCCCCGATGGATTCTTCCTTTTCATGTTCTCTTCCAGTTTTGATTCATAAACCTATGCATGCCTTACAGGACTTATTACAAGTTGATTTATACTGTGAGTACCATATTTCTATTTAACTAAATCTGGTCCATACTAGCCCATTAAGCTTTTTATGACTATCAAGAAAAATCAAAGGTGGAAAAGGGAAAGAAAGAACTGAAGCCTGAGTAGTGTCCTTCATCCACTATGAGTCCAAACTATATATCGTTGAGTTCATCATGCTTACTGTTGTATGAATTATGGAATTAAGTTATCATGGCAAATGCACCTCATAGAAGATCAGAATCATGCCAGAAGGAAATTTCGAGTGGTATAGCTTAGCCTCTTTCAACTGAGTGAATTTTGCAGTTTTGTAATGATAGCTTTATGAAGGATTCTTGATATTACTAAAGAAAAACAATAAAAGCAGAAATTTTCTAGAACTTACGGTCATCTATTTTCTTGGAATTAAGTAATGCCGAATGCTTTTTTTATACTTATCTGGAAGCATAAAGAGGTTTTCATGACCACAGTCCATTTCCATTTACTTCCTGCCCCAAAGCAACGGTAAATTATTTCCTTCATTGGTGGttcattaattattttttccttCATGGTATATCTTCTGCGAGAAATATTGATAAAGTGCCATTTTTTATACAAAACTAGTAGGTTGCAAATGGCCTCATGCTGTGCCAAACAAATGAAGAGTTAGTAAGCTGATTTGATAAACTGCCATGAAGAGACCACTGGACCTTGTTCTTTCCCTCTTGCACTTCTATTTGGTATACATTTCAAAGATGTATCTTAGTTGACATTTATGAATTCCAGCAATCTTTACTCTATTCCTTGGATAAAAGAATTTGTTCTAGTTGTTGCAGCTGCAAGTAAAGTCACGTTGAATTAATCAAGTATTTATTTTGTAATGTGTGTCTATTAGTAACTTGTGACTTTGCTTTTTCAACTTCTAAGTAGGCCTTCACTGTTGAAGGCTGCAGAGGAAAATTACATGTGAAGTCAGTATGTCACAACTGTCTAGATGTAAAACCTTGTTTAGGTCATGGAACCACAAAAAAACTGTCACCCGATATGTGTGTTTGAACCTTTTTTCTCTCATTCTTTGacatttctttcttctctctttagAAGGGTGCCACCTACAGAAACACTTTCGTATCAAAAAGTTTGTCCAGCCCTCAGTTCTGAGGAGTTGCGATTGTCATCATAAAGGTGTCAAGAACTAATGTAACCGTTAAAATCAACTGCTTCGCAGATGTTATTGCCTATGCATAGGTATTGCTTGTCTTGGTAAGCAGAGGCCACTGTTAATACCGTGTTAATTCTATTTATGTGTTCTTATATGTCAACAGAAGCAGCCTTAATGCTTTGAACCACTCCCAAGAGGCCCAGATGGTTCGACATCCCAACTGATGACCTATAGTTGCTACAGTTGTTTCTGCTACCACATCCAGCAACAATTCGGCAAAATGAGCACACCATTATAAGAAAGCAAGCCATTTGGAGGAATCAGAC comes from the Musa acuminata AAA Group cultivar baxijiao chromosome BXJ1-10, Cavendish_Baxijiao_AAA, whole genome shotgun sequence genome and includes:
- the LOC135595871 gene encoding putative pentatricopeptide repeat-containing protein At5g13230, mitochondrial, whose translation is MIRFLRLRGPKFWPVFSFVQRNTSSAHLRRRSSLSSAALYAVEGEDYIGRSPVFDSYAYARAFQECIAEVDHVRGRAVHCHSLKHGGCLDLFCLNILLNMYAKFDIVDDACLLFAEMPERNMVSFVTLIQAYSKCGKLIEAVQLFHRLHREGHQLNQFVFTTVLKLFVVMELPELGRHVHACICRLGHESNAYVGAALLDTYSLCGYVDEARKVFDGIVEKDIVAWTGMISCYADNDCAEDALQLFSRMTISGLRPNNITLTSLIKASVSLSSLTLGKSIHGCSIKTCYELDPYVGGSLLDVYAKYGDIKDARAIFEAVPQIDVILWSFMIARYAQIDQNEEALAIFMRMMRVPVEPNEYSFSSVLQACANSRGLDMGRQVHGRVVKIGLDTEIFVANPLINLYAKCGNMDASMVIFSDLSNSNDVSWNTLIVGYMQLGFGEEALKLFSQMHVAQVPKSQVTYSSALQACVSIAAIEQARQVHSLIAKTTLSDDAVVSNSLIDTYAKCGSIKDAHKVFDVMKECDLISWNALICGYALHGLGTNALGLFKKMRDNKVEPNGVTFVGVLSACSNVGLVDQGLSYFNSMAEDYGIVPSMEHYTCMASLLGRSGRLNEAKEFIDRMTVKPSVMVWRALLGGCLIHKNIELGNLCAERILEMEPQDETTYVLMSNLYAAGKSWDHVALVRKSMRAKGVKKEPGRSWIEFHGEIHSFCMGDYSHPDTRAINAMLEWLHIKVNRAGYVPDVNVVLHDIDDDKKERIVWVHSERLALAFAVIRLPPGSPICIIKNLRFCQDCHAAFKVISKVIQRDITVRDINRFHHFEDGTCSCGDYW